CTTAATAACAAGGAGTCTGACACATGGAAAAGATTGCCGTTGTCGGGTGAGAATCATACATTGAAAGATAAACCATATAAATCATTTTGACGGGATGATAGATAAAGAAAGGAACGATTCATGGCAGAAGCGGTGATAAAACTGGGCAAAAAAAAGGCCCGAAGTTTGTTTATTGACAAGGTCAAGGAAATTCTGCCGGAAGGCGGAAATCTGAACGCCTGCCTGACCTGCGGCGCCTGTTCATCAGGGTGTCCGGCCACAGGCTTGAGAGATATGGACCCGCGTAAATTTCTGCGCATGGCTGCCCTGGGCATGGACGAGGAAATTGCCGCCTCAGACTGGCCCTGGATGTGCACCATGTGCCAGCGGTGCATCTATGTCTGCCCCATGAAAATCGACATTCCCCAGCTGGTGTTCAACGCCCGGGCCCTGCGGCCCAGGGAAGAACGGCCCAAAGGGATTCTGGGTTCCTGCGACATGGCATTGAGAAACGACACCGGCTCTGCCATGGGCACCACGGAAGAGGACTTTGAATTCGTGGTCGAGGATGTGCTGGAAGAATACCGGGAAGCCCAGCCGGAATTTGCAGACATGCAGGCCCCCATTGACAAACAAGGCGCGGAATTTTTCCTGAACCAGAATTCCAGAGAACCCGTGACTGAACCCGACGAACTGGTGCCGTTGTGGAAGATCCTGCACCTGGCCGGTGTGGACTGGACCTACGGCAGCAAAGGCTGGGCCGGAGAAAACTACTGCATGTTCCTGGCCGATGACGACGGATGGAAGCATATTACCAAAACCAGTGTGGATCAAGCCAATAAGCTGGGGTGTAAAACGTTCCTCAATACCGAGTGAGGGCACGTCACTTTCTCAGTCCGGGCCGGACTGAAAAAATTCAACCTGGAACACAACTTTGAAGTCAAAAATATTTATGAATATTATGCCAAGTGGATCCGTGAGGGCAAACTCAAAGTCAACTCCGACTGGAACAAGGACCTGAAGATCAAATTCACGGTGCAGGACCCCTGCCAGATCGTTCGGAAAAGCTATGGGGATCCCATTGCCGAAGACCTGCGGTTTGTGGTCAAATCCGTGGTGGGTGAAGAAAACTTCATCGACATGCAGCCCAACCGCTCCAACAACTACTGCTGCGGCGGCGGCGGCGGATTCCTGCAATCCGGGTTCAAGGAGGAACGCCTGGCCTACGGTAAAATCAAGGACGACCAGATCAAAGCCACAGGCGCAGACTACTGCATTGCCGGGTGCCACAACTGTCACGCCCAGATCCATGAACTGAGTGAACACTATGGCAGCAACTACCCCGTGGTACACATGTGGACCCTGATCTGTCTGTCTCTGGGTATCCTGGGCCCAAACGAACGGGAATATCTGGGGGATGATTTAAAAGAAGTCAATGTATTCCACCCGGAAACCGCTATGTAACACTTAGGTTTCACATTTGATTAAACAAAGGGGGGCCGGCAAAATTTTCAATATCTGCCGAACCCCCCTTTTTTGTAAAACAAGGAGCCGTTTGCATGAAAACGTCACATATCAAACCTGATTTTTGCCTGTCCGGCATGGTCTTTCTGATATTTTTCTTCATGGGATTTTTTCAACCGGCATTTGCCCAGACCGTGAAGTTCGGCCATGTGGCCCCGCCGTTTCACGGCCAGGCCAAGGGTGTGGATGCCTTTGCTGATTATGTGAAAGAAAAAACCCACGGTGACATTGACATTGCCACATTCCCGGCCGGGCAGCTGGGCGGGGAACGCTCTCTGGCCGAACAGGTGCAGGCCGGCACCCTGGAAATGGCGGCCGTTGCCACGGCCGTGCTTCAAAATTTCGTGCCCCAGTGCAGTATTCTGGATATGCCGTTTCTGTTCCCGAACCGGCAGACCCTGTATGCCACCATTGATGATCCGGAAGTTCAGGAACGCATTTTTTCCTATTTCCCCAAAAAAGGCTTCATTGCCATCGGGTGGACGGAAAATGAATTCCGGGATTTTTCCAATAACAAGCGCCCGGTTCGGACCCCGGATGACATCAAAGGCCTTAAAGTCCGGGTCATGAATTCTCCCACGTATCTGGACACGTTCCGGCAGCTGGGAGCATCTCCCGTGGCCATTCCGTTTCCTGAAACCTACAATGCCCTGCAGACCGGCGTGATCGACGCCCAGGAAAATCCGCTGATCACCTCCATTCTCATGAAATTCACGGAAGTAACGCAATATGTGACCCGGACCCAGCATTGTGTCACGGAATGTGTCATTATTGTATCCGTGGATTACTGGGAAAGTTTGACCCAGGCCCAGCAGCAGATTTTCAAAGAGGCGGCCCGGCAGTCCATTCAAATCAACCGGACGGTCACAGCGGCCCTGCATGAGTCGTTACCCAAACTCAACATGTCCGTGGAGGCCTATGCCAGGGCCAACAACATTGAAATCATTGACCTGTCTGAACAAGAGCGCGAAATGTTCCGCAAAGCCATGACCCCGGTCTGGGACAAATACCGCAAAAAAATCGGGGACGATCTGTTTGATTTTGTGCTGGAAAAAATTGAAACCCACGGGATGTAACCGGTTTTTTGTTTTTATTCACCGGGTGGAAGAGATCACCCTGGTGTGGACCATTCTGATCCTGGCTCTGATCGGATTTGTCCAGGTCATTTCCAGGTATGTGTTCAGTTATTCCTTTACCTGGTTTGAGGAACTGGGCCGGTATATCGGCGTGTTTGTGGCATTTTCAGGCGCATCCATCGGAGTGCGCACGGGCAGCCATTTTACCATGGATCTTCTGGTCACCCACATGAAACCGCCCTGGCAGGGCCGGGTCCGAACTTTCACCAACAGCCTGGCCGCCGGGTTTTTCTTTATTGTGGCGTATCATTCCTGGAAAATCGTGCTGCGCATGCATGGCTATGAAACCACCTCCCCCACCCTGCAGATCCCCATGTATATCGCCTATCTTCCCATCCCCGTGTTTTGTGTGTTCATCGGGATCCGGTTTCTGATCACCGCCTTTGCCAAGGACATGAAAAGGCAGACACCATGATTTTATTCATTGGCCTGTGCTTTACCGTGCTCCTGTTTTCAGGCGTGCCCATTGCCGTGATCTTAGGCGTGACCACTCTTATGTCCCTGGTGTTTTTTTCCAACACCCCATTGACCATCATCACCCAGCAGCTGTTCAACGCCCTGGACCAGTTTGTGCTCCTGGCCATTCCGTTTTTCATTCTGGCCGGGGCCATCATGACCCGGGGGGGCATTGCCAGGCGGCTCATTAATTTTGTCAATGCCCTGGTGGGATGGTTTCCCGGGGGGCTTGCCATGGCCGGTATCCTGGGCTGCATTTTTTTTGCCGCCATTTCCGGATCATCGCCTGCCACGGTGGTGGCCATCGGCGCCATCATGATCCCGGCCCTGATCAAGGCCGGGTATGGTGAAAAATTTTCCTTAGGCCTGATCACGGTGTCCGGTTCTTTAGGCATTGTGATCCCGCCTTCCATTCCCATGATTCTTTACTGCCTGGTCATGAACGTGTCCGTGGCGGAAATCTTCATGGCCGGGGTGATGCCGGGGCTGCTCATCGGATTCTCGTTGATGGTGTACACCTTTTTTGTGGCCAAAAAACACAACTGGCGCATTGACCAAAACGCTTCTGTGGCCCGGTTGATCGAAACGGGCAAAGACGGCATCTGGGCGTTGATGCTGCCGTTCATTGTGCTGGGGGGCATCTATTCCGGGGTATTCACCCCCACGGAAGCCGCTGCCGTGTCCGTGGTCTATGCCCTGTTTGTGGAAATGGTGATCTATAAAGAGTTCGGCATCAAAGACCTGACGGACGTATGCCGGGAAGCCGCCATTCTGTCCGCCTGCCTGCTGTTTATTCTATCATGTGCCATGACCTTTATCTGGCTGCTCACGGCCGAACAGATTCCCCATCATCTGGCAGATATCATTATCCGATACATTGACACGCCCTGGATGTTTCTGCTCACGGTCAACCTGCTGTTTCTGATTCTGGGATGCTTTATGGATGATGTGTCCGCCATGCTCGTTCTGGCCCCGCTGTTTTTAGAAACCCTGAACCGGTACGGCATCGACCTGGTGCATTTCGGAATTGTCATGGTGCTCAACATCCAGATGGGTATGCTCACCCCGCCCTTTGGCCTGAACCTGTTTGTGGCTTCGGGCATCACCAAAGCGCCTATTGTGACCATTGCCCGGGGTGTGGCCCCGTTTCTTTTGATCATGCTGGCCTGCCTGATGCTGGTCACCTATATTCCCTGGATTTCCCTGGCACTGCCCCACTGGCTGCTCAAATAGGGGGCCGGCCCCAACAGACCCGACAAAAAAGGAGACGGCATTGATCTCACCGGACCTGACAAACCAGTTTCTGGCCATTGTGGACCCTGCCCGGTGGCTGGACAAAAAAGAACAGCTTTTCTGCTATGCCTATGACGCGTTTGTGGAAGAATCCATGCCCGAAGCCGTGGTTTTTCCCGAAACCACGGA
Above is a window of Desulfotignum balticum DSM 7044 DNA encoding:
- a CDS encoding (Fe-S)-binding protein translates to MAEAVIKLGKKKARSLFIDKVKEILPEGGNLNACLTCGACSSGCPATGLRDMDPRKFLRMAALGMDEEIAASDWPWMCTMCQRCIYVCPMKIDIPQLVFNARALRPREERPKGILGSCDMALRNDTGSAMGTTEEDFEFVVEDVLEEYREAQPEFADMQAPIDKQGAEFFLNQNSREPVTEPDELVPLWKILHLAGVDWTYGSKGWAGENYCMFLADDDGWKHITKTSVDQANKLGCKTFLNTEUGHVTFSVRAGLKKFNLEHNFEVKNIYEYYAKWIREGKLKVNSDWNKDLKIKFTVQDPCQIVRKSYGDPIAEDLRFVVKSVVGEENFIDMQPNRSNNYCCGGGGGFLQSGFKEERLAYGKIKDDQIKATGADYCIAGCHNCHAQIHELSEHYGSNYPVVHMWTLICLSLGILGPNEREYLGDDLKEVNVFHPETAM
- a CDS encoding DctP family TRAP transporter solute-binding subunit, translated to MKTSHIKPDFCLSGMVFLIFFFMGFFQPAFAQTVKFGHVAPPFHGQAKGVDAFADYVKEKTHGDIDIATFPAGQLGGERSLAEQVQAGTLEMAAVATAVLQNFVPQCSILDMPFLFPNRQTLYATIDDPEVQERIFSYFPKKGFIAIGWTENEFRDFSNNKRPVRTPDDIKGLKVRVMNSPTYLDTFRQLGASPVAIPFPETYNALQTGVIDAQENPLITSILMKFTEVTQYVTRTQHCVTECVIIVSVDYWESLTQAQQQIFKEAARQSIQINRTVTAALHESLPKLNMSVEAYARANNIEIIDLSEQEREMFRKAMTPVWDKYRKKIGDDLFDFVLEKIETHGM
- a CDS encoding TRAP transporter large permease, giving the protein MILFIGLCFTVLLFSGVPIAVILGVTTLMSLVFFSNTPLTIITQQLFNALDQFVLLAIPFFILAGAIMTRGGIARRLINFVNALVGWFPGGLAMAGILGCIFFAAISGSSPATVVAIGAIMIPALIKAGYGEKFSLGLITVSGSLGIVIPPSIPMILYCLVMNVSVAEIFMAGVMPGLLIGFSLMVYTFFVAKKHNWRIDQNASVARLIETGKDGIWALMLPFIVLGGIYSGVFTPTEAAAVSVVYALFVEMVIYKEFGIKDLTDVCREAAILSACLLFILSCAMTFIWLLTAEQIPHHLADIIIRYIDTPWMFLLTVNLLFLILGCFMDDVSAMLVLAPLFLETLNRYGIDLVHFGIVMVLNIQMGMLTPPFGLNLFVASGITKAPIVTIARGVAPFLLIMLACLMLVTYIPWISLALPHWLLK
- a CDS encoding TRAP transporter small permease, which produces MKPTGCNRFFVFIHRVEEITLVWTILILALIGFVQVISRYVFSYSFTWFEELGRYIGVFVAFSGASIGVRTGSHFTMDLLVTHMKPPWQGRVRTFTNSLAAGFFFIVAYHSWKIVLRMHGYETTSPTLQIPMYIAYLPIPVFCVFIGIRFLITAFAKDMKRQTP